CGCCTGCACGGGGCGCACAACACCTCCACTCGCCGGCACCGCGCAGTCCACCATATGGGTCGCCATTACTCACGAAACNNNNNNNNNNNNNNNNNNNNNNNNNNNNNNNNNNNNNNNNNNNNNNNNNNNNNNNNNNNNNNNNNNNNNNNNNNNNNNNNNNNNNNNNNNNNNNNNNNNNNNNNNNNNNNNNNNNNNNNNNNNNNNNNNNNNNNNNNNNNNNNNNNNNNNNNNNNNNNNNNNNNNNNNNNNNNNNNGAAGAGGGTGGCAGCGCACTCATTCTAGGGTTTCCACCGTGTCGCCAAGGAggacggcgcgggggcggcggggccgACTTGCCGATAAACATTTAGGGGCCCATTCCAGTTAAAGATGCTCTAAGAGCATGGACAGCATGGCTCCACCCAGCAAAATCTTATAAATTCTTTTGACAGCACAACAAAATCTCGCAAATTTTACCTTGACAGCACAGTAAAATCTCACATTTACGGTGGTAATTCAAGGAGATTGGGAGGATTTACTCCACCATTAACTCCGGCGACAGCCATTGCCAGACAAACCTCCGCTTTTCGTCCCCGTCCGAGGCTCCGTCCACCCGCCGCCAGCACGCACGCGACGCCATTTAACAACGACCCCAGCCGAGCCCGAGCCCGGCCTGGACATTcgaaagaggaaggaaagcaagGCCCGCCCAACGGTCGCCTCCCCTCCCCCCACAAATCCTCGATTCAAAATCCTCCTCCCTCCCCCATCTCCGACGAACTCGCGATCCATTCCCCTCTCCATCTCGCTTTCGCTTTCCCTCGAATCCGGACGATGGGGGAGGGCAGCAGCGAGGCCATCCAGGACGGCGGGGCCCTCTCCGCCCCGTCGGTGGGgacggaggcggtggcggcggtcaGGAAGACGGTGAAGATGTCCGAGACCCGCGACTTCATCCCCTGCGCCGCCGTCAGCGAGGGTACGTGCCTGCGCGAGCGCGAGCGGATCTAGGTCGCCGTGTCTCGGGGGATTAATTATTATCTCACCGGTTCTTTTTCGCTTCTTCAGGGGATTATTCCAGATCCTCggggtcgtcgtcggcggcggcggccctgCCGGACGTCGCCAGCTGCACCGGCTCGTCGGAGGCCGCCCCGCGCGACGACGCGGACGCGGAGATGCACCACACGCCCGACTACACCCGGAGGGGCGCCGCGGGCCGCCTCAGGATCGCGCCGCTCGAGCTCTTCTCCGCGGCCCCGTCTTCTCCGGCGGTGCCCTGTCCTCCCGCCAAAGCTGCCGACGCCGAAAACGCCACCGGCGATGCTGCCGGTGCGGGTGGAGGGACGCAGGAGGAGGCCATGGGCTGTCAGATCGCGCACACTGACAAGGTAACGGCTTCAAGATTCGCCTCAGAATACTCCTAGAGTTGTTGCTCTTGGTGGTCGCTAGTATACAAATCAAATCGCTCCATTTGGTTGCAGGGCGATGATGGCTGCTGTGGCCAGCTGAGGCAGGAGTACGACTCACTCCTGAGGGAGAAAGGCGAGTGCAGGAGGGTGCTGGAGGATCTCATGAGGGAGAATGAGCTCAAGAACAAGGAGTGCCGCGAGGCTCAGACGTCCCTGCGCGAGCTGCAGATGGAGCTGATGCGCAAGTCCATGCACGTCGGCTCTCTCGGTAAGGACCTGTCTCAACTGCAGATGCACTTGTTCAGTGACAGTAGGAGCAAACTGAATTTTACCAATTCTATCTTCTGCGATTAAAACAACACAAATCCACGACAGAGTTGCAGCAAACTTATTTTATCAGTTCTTTCTTCTGTGATGATCAAAACAAATCCACAGCAGTTGTTCCATGGCAGTTGCAGCAAACTGACTTTATCAGTTCTATCTTCTGTGATCAAAACAAACCCACAGCAGTTTTCCAATGACAGTAGCAGCAAACTGATTTTTATTAATTACATCTTCTGTGATCAAAACAAACCCACAGCAGTTTTCCAATGACAGTAGCAGCAAACTGATTTTTATCAATTATATTTTCTCTGTTCAAAACAAATCCACAGCAGTTTTCCAATGACAGTAGCAGCAAACTGATTTTTATCAATTATATCTTCTGTGATCAAAACAATGGTGCTGGTCTTGCTGTCTGCTACCACTAGAGCTGTGGTTGAGAGcattttgtgaaacttttgctattCATGCAGCATTTGCAGTGGAAGGGCAGGTGAAAGAAAAGTCTCGTTGGTGCCAACTACTGAAAGACCTGGGTGAGAAATTTAAGGTATATACTTGGCCTGAAGTCTTGGTTTCTTTTTCAGCACACTCTTAGACTTGAGCTTGACAGAGTAAATGGACCTACACTTTATGGTGATGATCTGCAGGCGTTAAAGACAGAGCACCAGATCTTACTGAAAGAATCTGAGGAATACAAAAAGTGTTTGTCAGATGCTACACAGATGACTACAACAATTCATCAATATGGTATGTTTGCAGAGTGGTTAACCAAACTGAACTAGTTGTGTACTCTTCAGTTTTCTTGTCTGTATCCACTTCCAACTAAAGGCAACAAACATGATTTCCTTTTTTATTTCAACAGTGAGCCAATATGCAAGTTTAGAATCTGAATTTAAGGACCTGAAAGAGAAGTTCAGCGAGGAAGCAAAGGAACGCAAGGATCTTtataacaagcttatagagctcaAAGGTAAGCTGTTTATTCTGGTATCAGTTTATACATTGTTACTGCAAGAAATGTTGACAATAGGACCTAACGCGACTTGCACACTGCTTAggtaatataagagtgttttgccGCTGTCGGCCACTAAACACGGAAGAAACAGCAGAAGGAGCTTCAATGGCGATCGACTTTGATTCTGCAAAAGATGGGGAGCTCATTGTTAGAGGCCATGTATCATCGAAGAAAGTCTTTAAATTCGATTCAGTCTTCAACCCTGAAGAAGACCAAGGTAATTCACTCGTCGATGCAGTTACTCACCTTGCATCGTTCCTCATGTTTTTAACAATTCATCTTCTTCAACTTGTATACAGAGAAAGTGTTTGAGAAAACTGCCCCATTTGCAACTTCGGTGTTGGATGGATTCAATGTTTGTATCTTCGCTTACGGGCAAACCGGCACTGGCAAAACATTTACGATGGAGGGAACTGAAGGTGCTCGAGGGGTTAACTACAGAATTCTGGATGAGCTCTTTCGAGTAGTCAAGGACAGACATGACCTCTTCCAATACGAGATTACTGTTAGTGCCTTGGAAGTATACAACGAACAAATTCATGATTTGCTCCTGACAGGGTCCCAACCAAGCACAACAACAAAAAGGTACGTCACTTGTGAGTTATATCATCAGATACAACATTGTGTGAAGATACTGTACATCATGATACCTTGTGCACAGGCTAGAAGTGAGACAAGTTGCAGAAGGAGTTCATCATGTACCAGGACTGGTTGAAGCACGAGTCAGTAACATGGATGAGGCCTGGGATGTCCTGCAAACTGGAAGCAAAGCCAGAGTTGTTGGTTCCACAAATGCTAACGAGCACAGCAGCCGATCGCACTGGTCAGTACCTTGATGTTCTTACCGCTGCTCACTAGTTTTCCATTCACTTGCACTAAGTAGTGGATTGTAAAATCATATCCTAAATAATTTTCCATTCAGTATACATTGCGTGATGGTCAAAGGAGaaaacttgatgaatggagaacacaCAAACAGTAAGCTGTGGCTCATTGACCTAGCCGGAAGTGAGCGTGTGGCAAAGACAGATGCTCAAGGCGAACGACTGAAAGAAGCACAGAATATTAACAAGTCCCTTTCTGCACTTGGAGATGTCATATCTGCTCTTGCAACTAAGAGCCAGCACATACCCTTCAGGTTTCCAACTTAAAAAACCTTGGTTATAATTTGCACTTGTGATTATATAATATATCTCACTCACACATTTATTTCTCAAACTGGCAGGAATTCAAAGTTAACGCACTTGCTGCAAGACTCACTAAGTATGCAATTTTCTTCTCCATGTGCTGGTATGATTTGAACCTGTACATTTTTAGTTTTGGTGATAATGTGTGTAATCACTGCAGGTGGAGACTCCAAAACATTGATGTTTGTTCAAATTAGCCCCAACGAAAATGACGTGGGCGAAACTCTCTGCTCGCTGAACTTTGCGAGCAGAGTGAGGGGAATAGAGCTTGGACAGGCTAGGAAACAAGTTGATGTTGGAGAACTGTCAAGATATAAGCTTATGGTATTCTATTGCCCTTCCTGCTAATCCATATTCTAATACAACTTTAACCTCTGGATGTCTAAAATCTGAATGCATACTCTTGTTGTTCTGCTAGGTTGGCAGAGCCAAACAGGACTGTAAGAGCAAGGATGCTCAGATCAAGAGCATGGAAGAAACAATCCAATCCCTTGAAGCCAAGAACAAGGCAAAGGACCTTCTCACCATGAATCTCCAAGATAAGGTACTTCGCGTCGCCTTCGACTTCTTTCAGCATCCCATTGTAACCACCATGGATGGCTGAAATAGTACAAGCTGCCTTGTCACTGCTATGCATGAAGAATCATCATGTTCATCGTTGATCATCTTTCTTTTCAGATCAAAGAGTTGGAATCACAGCTGCTGATTGAGAGGAAGATAGCGCGGCAGCACGTCGACAACAAGATCGCCCAAGACGTCGAgcgaaagcagcagcagcagcagcagcagcaaagccTCAAGGAAGAGAACAACACCTACATGAGAAGCCCCATGTCAGAGAGGAACCTCAACACCACCGTGGAGAGACCGCCACTATCAGCAGCACCCAAAAAAGACCTCGGGATGGCGAAACAGCCGTTTTCGGACAGCAACAACAGTGAGACCTACAGCTTCAACCAGCTCATGTCTCTGGCCGAGGAGAAGGAGAACGCCAACCCAGACGCCGCCGCAAAGGCCAGGCGTGTCTCGCTCTGCAACGGAGGGGCTCAGCAGCCCCGCCGCAGCTCGCTCATCCCGCTGCCGCGCCGCAACTCGCTGATGCCGCTCCCCGCAGGCGGCGGCGCCAAGACGCCGGCGCCTGCAGCGGCGTCACCCCTTGACAAGATCAAGGAGTACTCCTCGCCGCCATTGAGCTCGCCGCCTGTTATGTCCAACGACAAGGGCGGCAGCAGGAGCAAGAGGATCAACAGCATCCTGCGGCGCAGCCTGCAGAAGAAGGTGGTCATCCGGCCGGCGCCGTCGGGGCAGGGCGGGAGGAGGGCCGGTGCcggcgccactgccgccgccgcacaGGGTATCGACAGCGCTCGCCGGGCGGCCGCGCGGCGCGTGCCGGCGAGCGGCGGCCCCGGCGGCGGTGCGCCCAGGGGCGGCGTCCACCAGAACAGGGACAAGGAGAGAGGCTGGAACCACTGATGATTGATGGTGATAATGAAGGGGCGTCAGTCAGCTGAgctctgatgatgaagaagaggtctgTAGATTGTGTGGGTAGGGAAAAAAGGTTAGATGTTTATAGTTTTGAGTTTGAGTTTGAGTTCTCGCCTATTGTGAGAGAACAGCTCTgggtttcttcttttattttttatagAGATTTGGCGAGTGTCGGATGAAATGTCATCATCTGCCCACGAAACATAACTGTTTGCTGATTCTCATCAGGTTTGCAAGTGCTTCCGGCTTGAGTGTGAGAAGTCTCTTATGCATCTCAGTTAAGCATGTGAGTTGTCTTCTTTTGTTGCGTTCGGTGTACAAAGCGGGACTCTCTGGGTTTGAGTTGTGCTCTTTTCTGATCCTACAATCTCACCTAAAGGGCAGATCTCCCGGGCCTACCTATCATGGTGGGTGTTTTAGACACTTAGTCGAACCCGTGTCTGTCAGGGAAGTAAAGGATGGAAGGAAAAGATGTTAAGTATCTCTTTGTGGGAAGGAAATCTCATCTTATCACAATGGTTTTTAACTTGTGAAAGGGGCTTTGCAATGCCATAGCAGATGAGATAGCTGGCTTTTAGTGGGGAGATCATGACCTTCGTAGGTTTAATCTTACTATGTTATCAAAGAAGTGTTTGCAAGTGCTTCCAGCTAGTGGGGGACGCCACGCGTCGGCCGTCGGATTTTTAAAAGATCCACCGCCTACGCATCTTTTTGATCGGGGCCATCTAGTGGCCTAGCCCCTTCCTCATCATTGCAACAAACCTCTTTGTTGCAGAAATATTTGCAACAGAGGTTCTGTTGCAGAGTTTTTTTCGTCTGAACTCTTTTGTAATATGACTGTTGTTGTGGAAGGGTTTTTGCAACACTGATGATGTTGCAGAATTTTTTTGTCTTAACTTTTGGCCAACATGGTTATTATTGCGGAAGAACTTCTGCAACACAGAtgatgttgcagattttttttttgTCTTAGCTTTTTTGCAAAATGAGTGTTGTTGCGGAAAGACTTTTGCAACAGAGGTAATCTTGCAGAAAAACTGTAAGCGACAGAGGCACGCGTCCAGTGGTGAAGGTCCTGGCCGATTATGCGTTGGCTAATCAAGCTCGTGTCTGAGCGACAGAAGTGTACGCGTGATCGGCCAGCTGACTCAaatcttttcccttttttttagtGTGAGAATTTTATACATCTCAGTTAATCATGTGAGTTGTGTTCGGTGTACAACGGGGGACGAAGTTACTGCTTTAGGCACTTAGTCGAAGTCATGTCAGAGAACTAAAGGACGAAAGGAGAAGATGTTATCTTTTTGCGGAAAGGAAATACTTTTCAAGTCAGTTATTCAGGCAACCCCTCTTATGACAGTCGTTTTCAAGTTGCCAAGGGGGATCTGGAAGGCCATAACAGAATAAGATAGTTGGCTTTTGGTGCCGAGATGATGATCTTAGAAATAAAATGCATTGATTTGCGTGGCGAAAGATGTGCATTTCGAAGAATAAGGGAGGGGGCATGAGATTTAGCGCCTTTACAACTTTAATCTCACTATATTTTGAAGGCTGCAAAATTTCCGTTGCCTACTGCGGGACTCGTCATCGTGGCGCGGGTGTTGTGTTGTTGGGCGGCACGGGTGTTGAGCACAAGGCGGCAGCCTCCTTCTGTTTGAAGGAGGTTGAAGGGGAGCCCCCTTGCAAGTCAAAATCCCTGGCACTCCCCTCTAATCCTCTCCAATCTCTTTGGAGAGAGGATCAACAGACAAGGCCTCAATTTTCTTTCCTGATGCAGATGACAAGTACTGATTCGGTGACTTTGCATTTGGCA
This window of the Triticum aestivum cultivar Chinese Spring chromosome 5D, IWGSC CS RefSeq v2.1, whole genome shotgun sequence genome carries:
- the LOC123119302 gene encoding kinesin-like protein KIN-14R, whose amino-acid sequence is MGEGSSEAIQDGGALSAPSVGTEAVAAVRKTVKMSETRDFIPCAAVSEGDYSRSSGSSSAAAALPDVASCTGSSEAAPRDDADAEMHHTPDYTRRGAAGRLRIAPLELFSAAPSSPAVPCPPAKAADAENATGDAAGAGGGTQEEAMGCQIAHTDKGDDGCCGQLRQEYDSLLREKGECRRVLEDLMRENELKNKECREAQTSLRELQMELMRKSMHVGSLAFAVEGQVKEKSRWCQLLKDLGEKFKALKTEHQILLKESEEYKKCLSDATQMTTTIHQYVSQYASLESEFKDLKEKFSEEAKERKDLYNKLIELKGNIRVFCRCRPLNTEETAEGASMAIDFDSAKDGELIVRGHVSSKKVFKFDSVFNPEEDQEKVFEKTAPFATSVLDGFNVCIFAYGQTGTGKTFTMEGTEGARGVNYRILDELFRVVKDRHDLFQYEITVSALEVYNEQIHDLLLTGSQPSTTTKRLEVRQVAEGVHHVPGLVEARVSNMDEAWDVLQTGSKARVVGSTNANEHSSRSHCIHCVMVKGENLMNGEHTNSKLWLIDLAGSERVAKTDAQGERLKEAQNINKSLSALGDVISALATKSQHIPFRNSKLTHLLQDSLSGDSKTLMFVQISPNENDVGETLCSLNFASRVRGIELGQARKQVDVGELSRYKLMVGRAKQDCKSKDAQIKSMEETIQSLEAKNKAKDLLTMNLQDKIKELESQLLIERKIARQHVDNKIAQDVERKQQQQQQQQSLKEENNTYMRSPMSERNLNTTVERPPLSAAPKKDLGMAKQPFSDSNNSETYSFNQLMSLAEEKENANPDAAAKARRVSLCNGGAQQPRRSSLIPLPRRNSLMPLPAGGGAKTPAPAAASPLDKIKEYSSPPLSSPPVMSNDKGGSRSKRINSILRRSLQKKVVIRPAPSGQGGRRAGAGATAAAAQGIDSARRAAARRVPASGGPGGGAPRGGVHQNRDKERGWNH